One Lycium barbarum isolate Lr01 chromosome 5, ASM1917538v2, whole genome shotgun sequence genomic window carries:
- the LOC132640594 gene encoding ethanolamine-phosphate cytidylyltransferase-like yields the protein MDFEINSWIGERLPRLFGGVMLTAALLGVSTSYLTGISLPTTLPHLLPNLSKKKRGKKRIRVYMDGCFDLMHYGHANAIRQAKALGDELVVGVVSDEEIVANKGPPVLCMEERVALVSGLKWVDEVIANAPYAITEDFMNRLFTEHKIDYIIHGDDPCLLPDGTDAYALAKQAGHYKQIKRTEGVSSTDIVGRILSSAKSISQDCSNLSLPGKDDNMNHVHAEEKISKIDHISSFLPTSRRIVQFSNGKGPGPNARVVYIDGAFDLFHAGHVEILKRARQFGDFLLVGVYTDETISELRGHQYPLMNLHERSLSVLACRYVDEVIIGAPCEVTQDMVTTFNISVVVHGTVSERNSSTGEKHDPYAVPKSMGIFRVIESPKDITTTSVAQRIIANHEIYVKRNNRKEASEKKYYAEKQYVSGD from the exons ATGGATTTTGAAATCAACAGTTGGATTGGGGAAAGGCTCCCCAGGCTTTTTGGTGGAGTCATGCTAACTGCAGCCTTGCTCGGGGTATCTACTAGCTATTTAACAGGGATCAGTCTTCCTACTACTCTGCCCCACCTTTTACCCAATCTAAGTAAAAAGAAGCGTGGGAAGAAGCGTATTCGTGTTTATATGGATGGGTGTTTTGATCTGATGCATTATGGCCATGCAAATGCCATAAGACAAGCAAAAGCGTTAGGTGACGAGTTAGTAGTTGGAGTTGTTAGTGATGAAGAAATTGTAGCTAATAAGGGTCCACCCGTTTTATGCATGGAAGAAAG AGTTGCCCTTGTTAGTGGATTGAAGTGGGTGGATGAAGTAATTGCGAATGCTCCTTATGCAATTACTGAAGATTTTATGAACCGTCTGTTTACTGAGCATAAGATAGACTACATTATACACGGTGATGATCCCTGTCTACTTCCAGATGGAACTGATGCTTATGCCTTAGCAAAGCAAGCTGGTCATTACAAGCAGATTAAACGTACTGAAGGTGTCTCCAGCACAGATATTGTAG GAAGGATTCTTTCATCTGCTAAAAGTATTTCTCAAGATTGCTCCAATTTGTCTCTCCCTGGCAAAGATGATAATATGAACCATGTACATGCTGAGGAAAAAATCTCGAAGATCGATCACATATCTAGTTTTCTGCCCACATCTAGACGGATTGTGCAATTTTCGAATGGAAAG GGGCCTGGGCCAAATGCTAGAGTTGTGTATATTGATGGGGCGTTCGACCTTTTTCATGCTGGCCATGTTGAG ATCCTTAAAAGAGCCAGACAGTTTGGAGATTTTCTTTTAGTTGGAGTTTACACTGACGAGACTATCAG TGAACTTCGTGGACATCAGTATCCATTGATGAATCTGCATGAACGCAGTCTTAGTGTACTTGCCTGCCGCTATGTTGATGAGGTCATTATTGGTGCCCCTTGTGAAGTGACCCAAGATATG GTAACAACGTTCAATATTTCTGTGGTTGTACATGGGACAGTTTCTGAAAGAAATTCTTCTACAGGA GAAAAACATGATCCCTATGCAGTTCCTAAAAGCATGGGGATCTTCCGAGTAATTGAGAGCCCTAAAGATATTACAACCACTTCAGTTGCTCAAAGGATCATTGCTAACCACGAGATATATGTG AAAAGGAACAACAGAAAAGAAGCAAGCGAGAAAAAATACTATGCAGAGAAGCAGTATGTTTCAGGCGATTAA
- the LOC132640595 gene encoding uncharacterized protein LOC132640595 yields MDPYYTLKMKRKDLDDVYDEFSDFSLSSPARKIRRLDAELPPIIEEVEEPEIPIVFEQPAADPSFGSNGRNRGLVIEELPSIPENEERAIVLFKPMDTPHVHSPSNFSLKVNPQFINGFKSQVFWENCANAFRPADSEETPQDDSGSAKECLAVVPWVPSQLPSAEGAEILDQTDNSDMMDAEDMEGVAMDVEDDNQNAEPRTTFGAGAVSVNEGLHHWQQQHCMTTQLPQNTSTPIVWYR; encoded by the exons atgGATCCATATTATACCTTGAAAATGAAGAGGAAGGATTTGGATGACGTGTACGATGAATTCTCCGATTTTTCTCTTTCCTCTCCCGCTAGAAAAATTCGTAGACTG GATGCCGAGTTGCCTCCCATAATAGAAGAGGTTGAAGAACCAGAGATTCCTATAGTTTTTGAGCAACCAGCTGCTGATCCAAGCTTCGGAAGCAATGGGAGAAATAGAGGTCTAGTAATTGAAGAACTGCCAAGTATTCCCGAGAATGAAGAGAGGGCAATTGTTCTTTTCAAGCCTATGGACACACCTCATGTGCATTCCCCTTCTAATTTCTCTCTTAAAGTGAATCCCCAGTTTATTAATGGTTTCAAAA GTCAAGTCTTCTGGGAAAACTGTGCAAATGCATTTAGACCAGCCGACAGTGAAGAAACGCCACAGGATGACTCTGGTTCTGCAAAAGAGTGTCTAGCAGTTGTTCCCTGGGTTCCATCTCAGCTTCCTTCTGCAGAAGGAGCTGAAATCCTTGATCAAACGGACAATTCCGATATGATGGATGCTGAAGATATGGAGGGAGTAGCGATGGATGTTGAAGATGACAATCAGAATGCCGAACCAAGAACAACATTTGGGGCTGGTGCAGTTAGTGTAAATGAAGGTTTGCATCATTGGCAGCAACAACATTGTATGACGACTCAGCTACCTCAGAACACATCGACACCTATTGTCTGGTACCGGTAA
- the LOC132640596 gene encoding F-box protein At5g07610-like has protein sequence MASYKCAKKSHKTATVEQEVCRIAKEIEGNDDLVTKILLFLPARPLFRFKLVSKRWTSLISNPYFSSLWSPEPSPSALILQVLSRPKDPCCISLKDEAITVIHRGVIDFVKDDPSDCVEILNSCGGLIVCHRLKQIVGRAKWINEYIVCNPTTKQFTTLPKPIMTSFDMSLAFDHSISLHYKVINVSLFHIEIYSSETNLWKQCRAQFPKPFQSPHIYGKGVFFNGAIFWTLMSLRSFYYFDIDDTEVLHSHPMPKMDIEYYFGCVDEHLYLVGSSVSEWPQLDIFELGHDYSSWSLKYRIDLHGVAGVKQMVYSTRDFFSLKFSVFSVVTRKEGNNQEPYLVFYIPGQLILVSFKNNHCSKLRKLPVYASAEMLRSFNGIKRDYHLIENPFWIGNKLSSIGL, from the coding sequence ATGGCTTCATATAAATGTGCCAAGAAGTCTCATAAAACCGCTACAGTTGAACAAGAAGTGTGTCGTATTGCAAAAGAAATTGAAGGCAATGATGATCTTGTAACCAAGATTCTACTCTTCCTTCCAGCAAGACCTCTGTTTAGGTTCAAACTTGTTTCCAAACGTTGGACGTCCCTCATTTCTAATCCCTATTTTTCTTCCCTTTGGAGCCCTGAACCCTCCCCAAGTGCACTGATTCTACAGGTGTTGTCTCGTCCCAAAGACCCTTGTTGTATTTCCCTCAAAGATGAAGCAATAACTGTGATCCATCGTGGAGTCATTGATTTTGTCAAAGACGATCCCAGTGACTGTGTCGAAATTTTGAATTCCTGTGGTGGTTTAATTGTTTGTCACCGTCTGAAACAAATAGTAGGTAGAGCGAAATGGATCAACGAGTACATTGTCTGTAACCCAACTACAAAGCAATTTACTACTCTTCCAAAACCAATTATGACTTCATTTGACATGAGTTTGGCCTTTGATCATTCAATATCTCTTCATTACAAAGTTATTAATGTTAGCCTTTTCCATATTGAGATATACTCTTCAGAGACAAACTTGTGGAAGCAATGTCGAGCTCAGTTTCCAAAACCATTTCAAAGCCCACACATTTATGGTAAGGGAGTTTTCTTCAATGGAGCAATCTTTTGGACATTAATGTCGTTACGTAgtttttattattttgatattgatgatacCGAAGTTCTTCACTCTCATCCAATGCCAAAAATGGATATAGAATACTACTTTGGATGTGTAGATGAGCATTTATATCTTGTTGGCTCCTCAGTAAGTGAGTGGCCTCAACTTGACATCTTTGAATTGGGACATGACTACTCATCTTGGAGCCTAAAGTATCGCATTGATCTTCATGGAGTTGCAGGTGTTAAACAAATGGTTTATAGTACTAGAGATTTTTTTTCTCTTAAATTTTCTGTCTTTTCTGTTGTGACAAGAAAAGAAGGGAATAATCAGGAACCGTATTTGGTCTTCTACATACCAGGCCAACTTATATTGGTTAGCTTTAAAAATAATCATTGCAGCAAGCTACGCAAGTTGCCAGTATATGCTTCTGCTGAGATGCTGCGATCATTCAATGGTATAAAGAGAGATTATCATCTCATTGAGAACCCATTCTGGATAGGAAATAAACTGAGTAGCATAGGCCTATAG